Below is a genomic region from Glaciihabitans sp. INWT7.
GAGCCAAACGGTCAGGCCCGGCGGCGACCCAGCAGGGAGCGGATGCTTCCCACCACGGCCCAGACGACGAGTCCGATCGCGACCCCCAGGGCGGTGCCGCCGAGAGTGTCGGTGAACCAGTGCACGTTCAGGTACAGGCGGCTGTACCCCATGGCCACGACGTAGACCACCCCGAACACGGTGAACCAGCGATGGCGCACCAAGAGTGCGAGCACCACGATCAGCGATGCCGCTACCGCGGAATGGCCAGAGGGATAAGCCGAGAGGCTGACGGCGATTTCTCGATGGGGCGGGCGCGGCCTCTCGAATATCGCCTTGAGGGATTCGACGGCCCACTGGGTGATCGGGCGTAGTGGCAGCACCACAAGGGCGGCCAAGACCCCCCGGGTGACCAGCAGCGCGACCGCGGCTATCGCGGGAACGACGAACAGGGCGATGCTGCCGCCTCCGAGTTGGTTGAGAGCGAGGGAGGGAGCTTCGAGCCACGGTGCGCGGAAGCCCGCGATCGCCCGATAGAGCGCCTCGTCCACAGTGGTGGGGCGCCCCGAGAGAGCGGCGGAGGTGATTGCTCCCCCTGCCACGCAGAGGGCCAGAGCCACGGCGGCCACGAGCATCCCGATCCCGCGTTGCGCAGTGGTGCCCCACGCCCTGTCGATGCGGATCGCGCGGGAGGAGCTTCCTGGGGTGTGCGGCATGGTCCCATTGTCTCCGAAGCCGGCGTGAAAGAGGGAGAAGACCATCGCTCGGCTTCGAATCCACGCGACACGCCGGAGCGCAACATTCGAACATGTCTTCGGTGTGGCGTAGTCTCCTTCACAGCGGCCGAAATCCGCGAATTGTTCACCGTATGTCCCCGGCCAGGCAGCAATGTCCCCGGTCTCGCGTACCGTTCGATTCGTTGGACGAAGCCACCAACAACAGCCTTGTCGCAGGTCGTGAACACCTTGCAGGATCGGTGTTTTCGACGAAACGGCAGCCTATAGGCGCATCACCTCGACGCTAGAAGGAGCACCACAATGCCATCAGTTGCAGATCGCGAAAAGTCCCTGGAGACCGCCCTCGCCCAGATCGACCGCCAGTTCGGCAAGGGCTCCGTCATGCGCCTCGGCAGTGACGAGCGCGCTCCCGTCGCGGTGATCCCGACCGGTTCCATCGCGCTGGATGTTGCCCTCGGCATCGGCGGGCTTCCGCGCGGTCGCATCGTGGAGATCTACGGCCCGGAATCCTCGGGTAAGACCACGCTCACCCTCCACGCCATCGCCAATGCCCAGAAGGCCGGGGGAATCGCCGCCTTCATCGATGCGGAGCACGCCCTCGACCCCGAATACGCCAAGGCGCTCGGTGTCGACATCGATGCCCTTCTCGTCTCGCAGCCCGACACGGGGGAGCAGGCGCTCGAGATCGCAGACATGCTCATCCGGTCCGGCTCGATCGACCTCGTCGTGATCGACTCGGTGGCGGCGCTGGTGCCCCGCGCCGAGATCGAGGGCGAGATGGGCGATTCGCACGTCGGACTACAGGCGCGGCTCATGTCTCAGGCCCTCCGCAAGCTCACCGGCGGGCTCAGCCAGACCAACACCACCATGATCTTCATCAACCAGCTTCGCGAGAAGATCGGTGTGTTCTTCGGCTCGCCAGAGACCACCGCGGGAGGCAAGGCACTCAAGTTCTACGCCTCCGTGCGCCTCGACATCCGCCGCATCGAGACCCTCAAGGAGGGAACGGATGCCGTCGGTAACCGCACCAGGGTCAAGGTGGTGAAGAACAAGATGGCTCCGCCGTTCAAGCAGGCCGAGTTCGACATCCTCTACGGCACCGGCATCTCCCGTGAGGGAAGCCTCATCGACTTCGGTGTCGAGCACGAGATCGTGCGCAAGTCCGGCGCCTGGTATACCTACGACGGTGACCAGCTCGGCCAGGGCAAGGAGAACTCTCGCAAGTACCTGATCGAGCACGCGGCCACCGCGAACGAGATCGAGCAGAAGATCAAGGCGAAGCTCGGCATCATCGTCGACGCGAAGGCGGCCGCGGCAGCCGCATCGCAGGCGAAAGCGGACGCGAACGCAGAGCTGGCCGCTGCCAAGTCGGCCGGTACGCTGACCGCGGCCTCCACCCCGGCGAAGGGCTCGCGTGCCAGTGCGGCCGAAGCCAAGGCCGCAGCCAATGCGAGTTTCGCGGCGGCCGACAGCCGCACCGCGATCGGCGCGTAGATCGTGGTGTCCGGTGACGGCCCGAAGCTCGCCCGGGTGACCTACCTGCCCGGGGTCACTCCTGCCCCGGCGCAGGAGGGGCCGTCACCGCAGAGCGACCCGACCGAGAATGCCGCGGGCGCGGTTCTCCCCGATTTCGTCTCGTTCTTCGGGGAGAAGGTACCCGCGCAGTCAGAGGATTCGACCGTCTCCGAGGTGCACGCACCCACTGACGATCCGGAATCCGCGGCACGCAGCGGCACCCGCCGAGAGGTGCGTGCCGAGAATGTGAGCATGCACGCTCTCACCCGTCGCGGTATGTCGCGCTGGGAACTCGAGAAGACCCTCCTCTCCCGGGAATTTGACGAAGACGTCGTCGAGGCCGAGCTGGACCGTCTCGAGGGGGTCGGCCTCCTCGACGATGCGGCGCTTGCCGAGACCTTCGTCCGCACGCAACACGATCGCAAGGGATTGGGACGCGGAGCCATCACCGCGGAGCTCCGTCGCCGTCACGTGGACCAGGAGCACATCGATGCTGCCCTGGAACAGGTCGACGACGACGATGAGCAAGAACGCGCCACCCAGTTGGCGATCAAGCGTGCCGGCCAGTTGAGTTCCTACGATCTTGAGACCGCAAAGCGCCGACTGCACGGCTTCCTGTCCCGCAAGGGTTATTCGTCGGGCGTCGTGCGCGCGGCGATCGACGAGGCGCTGTCACCTCGCTCGAGCGGCGTGCGATTCCGGTAAGGGCTTCACCGATGGCGGGCAGGCCCGTTCGCCGAGCGGATGCGCGCGAGGCGACGGTTAAGATTGGGGAATCATGACCCTCACTGCTTCTCTCGGCGCCACCCCTGCCGCCACCGCTTCCCCACGCACCTACGAGGTGCGCACCTTCGGCTGCCAGATGAACGTGCACGACTCAGAACGACTGAGTGGCTCGCTGGAGGCGGCGGGTTACGTGCGCGCAGAGGGTGGAACCGCGGATGTCGTGGTGATCAATACCTGTGCGGTGCGGGAGAACGCCGACAACAAGCTCTACGGAAACCTCGGTTATCTCGCCTCGGTCAAGCAGAAGCACGAGGGGATGCAGATCGCCGTCGGTGGCTGCCTCGCCCAGAAGGACAAGAACGTCATCCTCGATAAGGCGCCCTGGGTCGATGTGGTGTTCGGCACCCACAATATGGGATCGCTCCCCACGCTGCTCGAGCGGGCACGCCACAACGGTGAGGCTCAGCTGGAGATCCTCGAATCCCTCGACGTCTTCCCCTCGACACTTCCGACCAAGCGCGAGTCCACCTATTCCGGCTGGGTATCCATCTCGGTCGGGTGCAACAACACGTGCACGTTCTGTATCGTCCCGGCCTTGCGCGGCAAGGAGAAGGACCGCCGGCCGGGCGACATCCTCTCCGAGATCCAGGCGATCGTGGATGACGGGGCCATCGAGGTCACCCTTCTCGGTCAGAACGTCAATTCCTATGGGGTCGAGTTCGGAGATCGGCAGGCCTTCGGCAAGCTGCTCCGTGCGGCCGGCGAGATCCGCGGGCTCGAGCGCATCCGTTTCACCAGTCCGCATCCGGCTGCCTTCACCGACGATGTGATCGACGCGATGGCGGAGACCGGCGCCGTCATGCCGCAGTTGCACATGCCGCTCCAGTCCGGGTCGGACCGGATCCTCAAGTCGATGCGCCGCAGCTACCGGTCCGACAAATTCCTGGGCATCCTCGACCGGGTGCGGGCCCGCATCCCGAACGCGGCGATCTCCACCGACATTATCGTCGGCTTCCCGGGAGAGACCGAGGAGGACTTCCAGGAGACCCTCCGTGTGGTCGAGCTCGCCCGGTTCGCTACCGCCTTCACGTTCCAGTATTCGATCCGTCCCGGCACTCCCGCGGCGACTATGGACGAACAGGTGCCGAAGGACGTGGTGCAGAAGCGCTACGAGCGGCTGGTCGCGCTGCAGGACCGCATCTCCTGGGAAGAGAACCAGAAGCTGATCGGCACCGAGGTTCAGGTGTTGGTCGGCGCCGAGGGGTCGAAGGATGCCGACACCCACCGGCTGTCCGGTCGCGCCGAAGACAGCCGGCTCGTGCACTTCGAGGTGCCGCCACACAGCGAGCTTCCGCGTCCGGGGGATGTCGTCACCGTGCGTATCTCCGAGGCGAAGCCGTTCTATCTGCTCGCCGACTCCGCCGACGGAGTCTCCTTGTCGATCCGGCGCACGACCGCCGGAGACGCCTGGGATCGGGCCGAGGCCGACTCGTGCGCGGTGCCCTCCGCCGAAGGTGCCGCAACCTCTCCGGCACGGGTCTCGCTCGGGTTGCCCACCCTCCGGATCGCCACCTCCCCGATCTACGACCTCAACGACGGGCAGCGCTAGCGGCGATGCTCATCGTCATCGTCGGTGCGACCGGCACCGGCAAGTCGGCCCTCTCGCTCGATCTCGCAGACGCGTTCCGTTCCGCGGGCCGGGCGGCCGAGATCGTCAATGCCGACGCCATGCAGCTCTATCGCGGCATGGATGTCGGCACGGCCAAGCTTCCGGTCGACCAGCGTCGCGGCATTCCGCACCATCTGCTCGATGTGCTCGACCCTGGCGAGGAAGCCAGCGTCTCGGCCTTTCAGGCGGATGCCCGCGCCGCGATCACGGGAATCCTCGATCGCGGGGCCGTTCCGATCCTGGTCGGCGGATCCGGACTCTACGTGTCGTCGGTCGTCTACGACTTCCAATTTCCTCCCACCGACCCGATCGTTCGCGAGCGGCTGGAGCAGGATCTCCTCGTGCGTGGTCCTGGCCTGCTCTACCGCGATCTCCGTGCTGTGGACGAGGAAGCCGCGACGGCGATCGGTCCGTCCAACGGTCGGCGCCTCGTGCGTGCACTCGAGGTCGTCGAGCTCACCGGGCGGCCATTCGGGTCTGGCCTGCCCGCCGAGTCCGACCACTGGATGCCGACAACCTTCCTCGGGCTCGCCACTCCGCGAGACATCCTGGTGCCCCGGCTGGACGAACGGGTGGCCGGAATGTGGAGAGACGGTCTCGTCGACGAGGCGCGAGCGCTCGAGGGCACCGGGCTCGGGGTGACGGCGTCTCGCGCCATCGGCTATGCGCAGGCGCTCGGGCAGATCAGAGGCGACCTCACCGAGGCAGAAGCCATCGAGCAGACCCGGGTGCTCACCCGCAAGTACGCCCGTCGCCAGGTGGGATGGTTTCGGCGGTATCCCCAGACGACCTGGCTGGATTCGGACGACCCTGACCGGGTGTCGTCCGCGCGCCGGATACTCTTGGATCATGCCTGACCTGCATTTCACCAAGGGCCACGGAACCGGCAACGACTTCGTCTTCTTCGCCGATCCCGACGGCCTCATCGATCTCACTCCCGCGCAGATCGCCGCGATCGCCGACCGCCACTTCGGTGTGGGAGGCGACGGCGTCATCCGGGCGGTGCGTTCCCAGAACCTGCCTGCGGGTGCTGCGGCCCTCGCCGAGGACGATGCGGCGGAGTGGTTCATGGACTATCACAACGCCGATGGATCGGTCTCGGAGATGTGTGGAAACGGCATCCGCGTCTTCGCCAAGTTCCTGATTCAGAACGGGCTGGCGACGCTCGGACAGGGGGAGACCCTCCCGATCGGCACCCGGAGCGGTGTGCGCGACCTCCAGCGCAACAGTTCCGGATTCCAGGTCGACCTGGGGCGCTGGTCGCTCGAGGGCGGCGAACCGCTTGTGCGGGCGAAGAACCTGTCTGTGGCGCGTCCCGGTCTCGGAATCAACATCGGCAACCCCCACGTCGTCGTCGCCCTGTCCAGTGACGAGGAGCTCGAGAGCGCCGACCTGACCTTCATCCCCGTGCTCGACCCAGAGGCGACCGAGGGCGCGAACATCGAGTTCGTCGTGCCGATGGACCCGCTGGTGAAAGACGGCGTCGGACGCATCCGCATGCGCGTGCATGAGCGCGGCAGCGGCGAGACGCTCTCCTGTGGCACCGGGGCGGCCGCGGCGGCCCTGGCCACTCGGCACTGGGCTGGGTCCGGCGCTCCGAACCAGTGGCGGGTCGAGGTGCCGGGCGGCACCCTCGGGGTGCGGATGTGGGCGGCAGAAGACGGCGAGCACGTCTCGCTGAGCGGACCGGCCGAGCTGGTCTTCGAGGGTGATCTCACCTACTGAACTGCGCCGACGTGCTGGTGGCTGGGCCCAACGCGCCGCGACCAGCGGCCCGGTTCGCCGACGGCGGCGGATCCAGCCGGGCGAGGGGTCCATCCACCCTTCACAAACGCCGTGGACTGCCGGCGCTCGAGATGACTCTCGAGAATCTGCCGCTCGGATCAGCCGTGCGGAGGATCCCGGTGGGTCACTTTCGGCGCACCCGCAGCACGCGATAGCCCTTGTTGGTGGCTGCGCGCGAGATGGCGAAGTCCGCGGGGAGCCAGCCCTCGAGCCAGCGATGCAGGGAATCGGATCCGAGGTTGCGTTGCACGACGAGCCAGGCATCAGAATCCGGGTCGAGCCGCGGCAGCCAGAACTCCAGCATCCCGTGGAGTTCGTTCTTTCCGACCCGAATCGGCGGATTCGAGCGGATGGACATGAAACTGAGGTCCGCGGGAACATCTTCAGGTGTAACGGCGTTGATGTTAGTGACGCCGATGGCCTCGGCATTGCGGCGCACGAGGTCGAGGGCGCGGGAGTTGACATCCACAGCCCACACGGTGGCGTGAGGGGATTGCAGGGCGAGAGTGAGGGCGATCGGTCCCCATCCGCAGCCGAGGTCGAGCAGATTTCCCCCCGGAGGCGCCGGGGGAGTGTTCGCGAGCAGCACCTGGGTTCCGGCGTCGATGCGTTCGGGACTGAAGATGCCGTTTGACGTGGTCAGCTCGAAAGTCTGACCGGCCAGCGGAACACGGATCTGGCGGAACTTGAGCTCACTCTCGGGCATTTCGGAGAAGTAATGCTCAGAGGCCATGCAGAGAAACCTATCGAAATACGAGGAGCTAGGGTTAACCAGATGATTGAACCTGAGACAGACGCACGCGAGGATGACGACGCCGTCAGCCGCGTGCTGGCGAAAGCCGCGAGCAAGTCGGCCGGGTACACGCTGTTCGGGTCGGGCAACGCCCAGGCCCTCCAGAGTCGCGGGGTCGAGTCGTACTCCGACGGCGACCAGTTCGACCGTGAAGACCGCCAGGCGCTACGCCGTGTCGCCGGTCTGTCCACCGAGCTCGAAGACGTCACTGAGGTCGAATACCGGCAGCTGCGGATCGAGCGTGTCGTGCTCATCGGCATCTACAGCCAGGGCAACACCGAAGAGGCCGAGAACTCGATGCGCGAGCTCTTCGCGCTTGCCGAGACTGCCGGCGCCACCGTACTCGACGGGCTGCTCCAGCGGCGGGCGACTCCCGATGCCAGCACCTTCTTCGGCAAGGGGAAGGCCATCGAACTGCGGGATGTGGTCGCCAGCGTCGGCGCCGACACCGTGATCGTCGACAGCGAGCTCGCCCCCAGCCAGCGCCGTGCGCTCGAGGACGTGGTGAAGGTGAAGGTTATCGACCGCACGGCGGTGATCCTCGACATCTTCAGCCAGCACGCCAAGAGCCGGGAAGGCAAGGCGCAGGTGGAACTCGCCCAGCTCGAGTACCTCCTTCCTCGGCTCCGCGGTTGGGGAGAGTCGATGTCCCGCCAGGCCGGTGGCCAGGTGGGCGCCGGCAACGGAATGGGA
It encodes:
- a CDS encoding phosphatase PAP2 family protein, encoding MPHTPGSSSRAIRIDRAWGTTAQRGIGMLVAAVALALCVAGGAITSAALSGRPTTVDEALYRAIAGFRAPWLEAPSLALNQLGGGSIALFVVPAIAAVALLVTRGVLAALVVLPLRPITQWAVESLKAIFERPRPPHREIAVSLSAYPSGHSAVAASLIVVLALLVRHRWFTVFGVVYVVAMGYSRLYLNVHWFTDTLGGTALGVAIGLVVWAVVGSIRSLLGRRRA
- the recA gene encoding recombinase RecA, producing MPSVADREKSLETALAQIDRQFGKGSVMRLGSDERAPVAVIPTGSIALDVALGIGGLPRGRIVEIYGPESSGKTTLTLHAIANAQKAGGIAAFIDAEHALDPEYAKALGVDIDALLVSQPDTGEQALEIADMLIRSGSIDLVVIDSVAALVPRAEIEGEMGDSHVGLQARLMSQALRKLTGGLSQTNTTMIFINQLREKIGVFFGSPETTAGGKALKFYASVRLDIRRIETLKEGTDAVGNRTRVKVVKNKMAPPFKQAEFDILYGTGISREGSLIDFGVEHEIVRKSGAWYTYDGDQLGQGKENSRKYLIEHAATANEIEQKIKAKLGIIVDAKAAAAAASQAKADANAELAAAKSAGTLTAASTPAKGSRASAAEAKAAANASFAAADSRTAIGA
- a CDS encoding regulatory protein RecX, which encodes MVSGDGPKLARVTYLPGVTPAPAQEGPSPQSDPTENAAGAVLPDFVSFFGEKVPAQSEDSTVSEVHAPTDDPESAARSGTRREVRAENVSMHALTRRGMSRWELEKTLLSREFDEDVVEAELDRLEGVGLLDDAALAETFVRTQHDRKGLGRGAITAELRRRHVDQEHIDAALEQVDDDDEQERATQLAIKRAGQLSSYDLETAKRRLHGFLSRKGYSSGVVRAAIDEALSPRSSGVRFR
- the miaB gene encoding tRNA (N6-isopentenyl adenosine(37)-C2)-methylthiotransferase MiaB, with product MTLTASLGATPAATASPRTYEVRTFGCQMNVHDSERLSGSLEAAGYVRAEGGTADVVVINTCAVRENADNKLYGNLGYLASVKQKHEGMQIAVGGCLAQKDKNVILDKAPWVDVVFGTHNMGSLPTLLERARHNGEAQLEILESLDVFPSTLPTKRESTYSGWVSISVGCNNTCTFCIVPALRGKEKDRRPGDILSEIQAIVDDGAIEVTLLGQNVNSYGVEFGDRQAFGKLLRAAGEIRGLERIRFTSPHPAAFTDDVIDAMAETGAVMPQLHMPLQSGSDRILKSMRRSYRSDKFLGILDRVRARIPNAAISTDIIVGFPGETEEDFQETLRVVELARFATAFTFQYSIRPGTPAATMDEQVPKDVVQKRYERLVALQDRISWEENQKLIGTEVQVLVGAEGSKDADTHRLSGRAEDSRLVHFEVPPHSELPRPGDVVTVRISEAKPFYLLADSADGVSLSIRRTTAGDAWDRAEADSCAVPSAEGAATSPARVSLGLPTLRIATSPIYDLNDGQR
- the miaA gene encoding tRNA (adenosine(37)-N6)-dimethylallyltransferase MiaA produces the protein MLIVIVGATGTGKSALSLDLADAFRSAGRAAEIVNADAMQLYRGMDVGTAKLPVDQRRGIPHHLLDVLDPGEEASVSAFQADARAAITGILDRGAVPILVGGSGLYVSSVVYDFQFPPTDPIVRERLEQDLLVRGPGLLYRDLRAVDEEAATAIGPSNGRRLVRALEVVELTGRPFGSGLPAESDHWMPTTFLGLATPRDILVPRLDERVAGMWRDGLVDEARALEGTGLGVTASRAIGYAQALGQIRGDLTEAEAIEQTRVLTRKYARRQVGWFRRYPQTTWLDSDDPDRVSSARRILLDHA
- the dapF gene encoding diaminopimelate epimerase, which produces MPDLHFTKGHGTGNDFVFFADPDGLIDLTPAQIAAIADRHFGVGGDGVIRAVRSQNLPAGAAALAEDDAAEWFMDYHNADGSVSEMCGNGIRVFAKFLIQNGLATLGQGETLPIGTRSGVRDLQRNSSGFQVDLGRWSLEGGEPLVRAKNLSVARPGLGINIGNPHVVVALSSDEELESADLTFIPVLDPEATEGANIEFVVPMDPLVKDGVGRIRMRVHERGSGETLSCGTGAAAAALATRHWAGSGAPNQWRVEVPGGTLGVRMWAAEDGEHVSLSGPAELVFEGDLTY
- a CDS encoding class I SAM-dependent methyltransferase, translating into MASEHYFSEMPESELKFRQIRVPLAGQTFELTTSNGIFSPERIDAGTQVLLANTPPAPPGGNLLDLGCGWGPIALTLALQSPHATVWAVDVNSRALDLVRRNAEAIGVTNINAVTPEDVPADLSFMSIRSNPPIRVGKNELHGMLEFWLPRLDPDSDAWLVVQRNLGSDSLHRWLEGWLPADFAISRAATNKGYRVLRVRRK